A window of Oncorhynchus keta strain PuntledgeMale-10-30-2019 chromosome 27, Oket_V2, whole genome shotgun sequence contains these coding sequences:
- the aurkaip1 gene encoding aurora kinase A-interacting protein, with product MFISRVAPRLSLLCRATGALQTPVQSLRGSLLPVFPACCSSLNGKTRNYGTAADNSQPPQPWVALEPDLEEFLVPRNLSVSPLESWLSLHYSLPPLLEAPQPLEEGDVMVDTKVLPPFAVPLLEEGDGSVTPLSCKNVLEIRRRKMNRHKYKKLLKRTKFLRRRVLEGRRKKKQKGFEKDLQRIWMRAGLKKAPEGWNTPKIFIKQYKSKRG from the exons ATGTTTATCTCAAGGGTGGCCCCTCGCCTCAGTCTGCTTTGCAGAGCAACTG GTGCACTTCAGACTCCAGTACAGTCATTGCGTGGATCTCTACTGCCCGTCTTCCCTGCTTGCTGCTCTTCTCTAAATGGAAAAACCAGAAACTATGGAACAGCAGCAGATAACTCACAGCCTCCTCAACCGTGGGTGGCACTGGAGCCAGACCTGGAAGAGTTCCTCGTCCCTCGTAATCTATCAGTGTCCCCATTGGAGAGCTGGCTCTCCCTGcactactccctccctcccctgctaGAGGCTCCTCAGCCTCTGGAGGAAGGAGATGTGATGGTGGACACCAAGGTGTTGCCCCCATTTGCAGTCCCTCTACTGGAGGAGGGTGATGGCTCCGTCACGCCCCTCAGCTGTAAGAACGTGCTGGAGATCCGGCGGCGGAAGATGAACAGGCACAAGTACAAGAAGCTGCTGAAACGCACTAAGTTCCTGAGGAGGAGAGTGTTGGAGGGCAGGAGGAAGAAGAAGCAG AAAGGCTTTGAGAAGGATCTGCAGAGGATCTGGATGAGAGCTGGACTGAAGAAAGCCCCAGAGGGATGGAACACACCCAAAATCTTCATTAAACAGTACAAGTCCAAGAGGGGATGA